In Syntrophotaleaceae bacterium, a genomic segment contains:
- a CDS encoding XTP/dITP diphosphatase — translation MQLVVATGNRGKLKEIRKLLDESGIDILGLDDLGGLPEIIEDGHTFEENALKKADTVARATGLLTLADDSGLVVDALDGAPGVFSARYAGEGAGDDANNRKLLQGLAGLELSRRSAAFCCVMALCRADGWSRVFHGRVTGLITMEPRGDGGFGYDPLFLVPEYGRTMAELSLDIKNRISHRGQALRQAIAFLKEQTPGIP, via the coding sequence TTGCAGCTGGTCGTAGCTACCGGAAATCGCGGCAAACTCAAGGAGATTCGAAAGTTGCTGGATGAATCAGGCATTGATATTCTCGGCCTGGATGACCTGGGCGGTCTTCCCGAGATTATCGAAGACGGGCACACCTTCGAGGAAAATGCCCTGAAAAAGGCTGATACTGTTGCCCGGGCGACCGGCCTGCTGACTCTCGCGGACGACTCGGGACTGGTCGTGGACGCACTGGATGGAGCCCCCGGCGTTTTCTCCGCCCGATATGCCGGGGAAGGGGCCGGAGATGACGCCAATAACCGAAAATTGCTGCAGGGTCTCGCCGGTCTTGAACTTTCCCGGCGGTCTGCTGCTTTTTGCTGTGTCATGGCTCTCTGTCGTGCCGACGGCTGGAGCAGGGTTTTTCACGGTCGGGTCACCGGCCTGATTACCATGGAGCCAAGGGGGGACGGGGGGTTCGGATACGACCCGCTGTTTCTGGTTCCGGAATACGGCAGGACAATGGCCGAGCTGTCCCTGGACATAAAAAATCGCATCAGCCATCGCGGTCAGGCGCTTCGTCAGGCCATCGCCTTTTTAAAGGAACAAACTCCCGGAATCCCATAA
- a CDS encoding L,D-transpeptidase family protein: MERTYPSILLLLLAALLQWPSSSRAWHPRLEKDSFLDEAVPAPVVGANRPYLVGRRETLIELARRSGTGYQALTRANPGIDPWLPPPGIDVELPYAFILPLVAEEGITINLAEQRLYYIWRENGRSRVRAYAIGIGREGWETPLGLFSIISKVTKPAWTPPPGIRAKSPELPAVVPPGPGNPLGDYWLGLSAKGYGIHGTHKPFGVGRRVSHGCLRLYPEDIEDLFHRVETGTPVRIIDQPLKVGLKEGRLYLEVHGRLTGNEEQMEEEVLQQARDLPWEGRIDRSLVLKALQEARGIPVPISYPLEDRGEVDL, from the coding sequence ATGGAAAGAACGTATCCGAGCATTCTCTTACTCCTTCTCGCCGCTTTGCTGCAATGGCCGTCCAGCTCCCGGGCCTGGCACCCTCGCCTCGAGAAGGATTCCTTTCTCGACGAAGCTGTTCCGGCGCCTGTGGTCGGGGCAAACCGGCCCTATCTGGTTGGCCGGCGGGAAACCCTGATCGAATTGGCCCGTCGCAGCGGCACCGGCTATCAGGCTTTGACTCGTGCCAATCCCGGCATCGATCCCTGGCTTCCACCCCCCGGGATCGATGTCGAGCTGCCCTATGCCTTCATCCTGCCGCTGGTGGCAGAAGAGGGGATCACCATCAATCTGGCGGAACAGCGCCTCTATTACATCTGGCGGGAAAACGGACGATCAAGGGTACGGGCCTATGCCATCGGCATCGGCCGGGAGGGCTGGGAAACCCCCCTCGGCCTGTTCAGCATTATTTCCAAAGTGACCAAACCAGCCTGGACACCTCCCCCCGGAATCAGGGCCAAATCACCGGAACTGCCGGCCGTGGTCCCTCCCGGTCCCGGCAATCCTCTGGGTGATTACTGGCTCGGCCTCTCCGCTAAGGGATACGGCATTCATGGCACACATAAACCATTCGGCGTGGGACGCCGGGTCAGCCACGGCTGCCTGAGGCTCTACCCGGAAGATATCGAGGATCTTTTTCACCGGGTCGAGACGGGGACGCCGGTCAGGATCATCGACCAGCCGCTCAAAGTCGGCCTCAAGGAAGGACGACTTTATCTCGAGGTTCATGGGCGGTTGACAGGAAACGAAGAGCAAATGGAGGAAGAGGTGCTGCAACAGGCCCGCGATCTTCCCTGGGAAGGCCGGATCGACAGGTCCCTGGTTCTGAAAGCATTGCAGGAGGCCCGAGGTATCCCCGTCCCGATCTCATATCCGTTGGAAGACCGGGGCGAGGTTGATCTGTGA
- a CDS encoding response regulator has product MPAAEKSIEKSPRILIVEDEPELASLLDGFLKRNGFSTRIAGDGLSACRLTEEFRPHLILLDILLPELDGWEVCRLIRRVPDPKLSHIPIIMVSALDSEEDRQKGLDLGVDDYLPKPYSLRELMNRTRDILENSRKP; this is encoded by the coding sequence ATGCCTGCTGCGGAAAAATCCATCGAAAAAAGCCCGAGAATTCTCATTGTGGAGGACGAACCCGAACTGGCCAGCCTGCTTGACGGCTTTTTGAAGCGGAACGGCTTTTCCACCCGGATTGCCGGGGATGGCCTGTCGGCTTGTCGCTTGACTGAAGAATTCCGCCCTCACCTCATCCTGCTCGACATACTGCTGCCCGAACTGGACGGATGGGAAGTCTGCCGCCTGATCCGGCGTGTGCCGGACCCCAAGCTGTCCCATATCCCTATCATCATGGTCAGCGCCCTGGACTCGGAGGAAGACAGACAAAAAGGACTCGATCTCGGCGTCGACGATTACCTCCCCAAACCCTACAGCCTTCGGGAACTGATGAACCGGACAAGGGACATTCTCGAAAACTCGCGAAAGCCGTAA
- a CDS encoding PAS domain S-box protein, with protein sequence MSDWMNFSDNLHLGFIDSPHTSSQSPGASGDGVLPVTGEEKYFALSRAVGNVTYEYCLARGETRWSDRCEEVFGVKAQELQSEPALWLSRIHEEDRERVCSEYRKALLEGATFDLEYRVRHPMGHHLWVRDRGVPVEGPDGRTRGIVGFLKDISSHRQRDEDLLSAKRALESSLNGIMLADTQGCLTYANSSFLKLFHYEEPDQVVGKPAAEFWENPRKAQAVFRLLRNSGEWSGQVAARRRDGSRLVVELSAHTVFDQNGSPIGYMASFIDITDHREAERERQESEKKYRLLFSSSSDALIICNAVNGRILEVNPAALNQYGYGYDEFFQMDIFNLAEEPEESVLRLKKIQKCGQANFSLLRHRRRDGSCFEAEVSAATFKWKNCLLMACFIRDVSDRQRLERLKDDVLSAVSHEMRTPLTAILGYTEFMLNHDLDPGAGLQYLDIIRQQSERLRELIENHLNLQQLRAGFGIGLVRPVEVKPLLHSVIGGFRNSSEKHRILVECAADLSPVQADERQLHRALQNLLSNAIKYSPDGGDVILGAFQDGRNVTLYVRDEGIGIPHHAQDKIFDRYFRLCPAEGPTIGGTGLGLALVKEIVKACSGHLRVESSPGQGSTFYISLPTE encoded by the coding sequence ATGAGCGATTGGATGAATTTTTCAGACAATTTGCACCTCGGTTTCATCGACTCCCCGCACACTTCATCGCAGTCTCCCGGCGCCAGCGGGGATGGTGTTTTGCCTGTTACGGGTGAGGAAAAATATTTTGCTCTGAGCCGCGCTGTTGGGAATGTCACCTACGAATACTGTCTTGCGCGGGGTGAGACACGATGGTCGGACCGGTGCGAAGAGGTTTTCGGTGTGAAGGCCCAGGAGTTGCAATCGGAACCTGCCCTGTGGCTTTCCCGCATTCACGAAGAGGATCGGGAACGGGTCTGCAGTGAATATCGCAAGGCATTGCTTGAGGGCGCCACTTTCGATCTGGAATACCGGGTCAGACATCCCATGGGCCATCATCTGTGGGTGCGGGACAGGGGTGTGCCGGTGGAGGGCCCCGATGGCCGAACCCGGGGGATAGTCGGTTTTCTGAAAGATATTTCGTCCCATCGGCAACGGGACGAAGACCTGTTGTCCGCCAAACGGGCCCTCGAATCTTCCCTCAACGGCATCATGCTGGCTGATACTCAGGGATGCCTGACTTACGCCAACAGCTCTTTTCTCAAACTGTTCCATTATGAAGAACCGGACCAGGTCGTGGGCAAGCCGGCGGCCGAGTTCTGGGAAAACCCCAGAAAAGCCCAAGCCGTGTTCCGTCTGCTGCGAAACAGCGGTGAGTGGTCGGGGCAGGTCGCTGCCCGCCGCAGGGACGGATCCCGCCTGGTTGTCGAACTGTCCGCCCATACTGTTTTCGACCAGAACGGCTCTCCGATTGGCTACATGGCCTCATTTATCGATATTACCGATCATCGTGAAGCCGAGCGGGAAAGGCAGGAATCGGAAAAGAAGTATCGACTGCTCTTTTCCTCCAGTTCCGACGCTCTGATCATCTGCAATGCCGTGAATGGCCGCATCCTCGAAGTCAATCCCGCTGCATTGAACCAGTATGGATACGGCTACGACGAATTTTTCCAGATGGACATCTTCAATCTGGCCGAGGAACCGGAAGAGTCTGTGTTACGGCTGAAGAAAATACAGAAATGCGGGCAGGCCAACTTTTCCCTGCTCCGCCACCGCCGCAGGGACGGATCCTGTTTCGAGGCGGAAGTTTCAGCCGCCACCTTCAAGTGGAAAAATTGCCTGCTCATGGCCTGCTTCATTCGTGACGTATCCGACCGGCAACGGCTCGAAAGACTCAAGGACGACGTTCTTTCAGCAGTCAGCCACGAAATGCGCACGCCGCTGACGGCCATTCTCGGCTATACCGAATTCATGCTCAACCATGACCTGGATCCGGGGGCGGGGCTCCAGTATCTCGACATCATCCGCCAGCAGAGCGAACGGCTGCGGGAACTGATCGAAAATCATCTCAACCTGCAGCAGCTGCGGGCCGGCTTCGGCATCGGGCTGGTCCGTCCGGTGGAGGTCAAGCCCCTGCTGCACAGCGTGATTGGAGGGTTCCGGAACTCTTCCGAAAAACACCGCATCCTTGTCGAGTGCGCCGCAGACCTCAGCCCGGTTCAGGCTGACGAACGGCAGCTGCACCGGGCGCTGCAGAACCTTCTGTCCAATGCCATCAAATATTCTCCTGATGGTGGAGATGTAATCCTGGGCGCCTTTCAGGATGGACGGAATGTCACGCTGTACGTACGGGACGAGGGCATCGGCATCCCGCATCATGCCCAGGATAAAATTTTCGATCGCTATTTTCGGCTCTGCCCGGCGGAAGGCCCCACCATAGGTGGCACCGGCCTCGGGCTGGCCCTGGTCAAGGAGATTGTCAAGGCCTGCAGCGGGCATTTGCGGGTTGAAAGCAGTCCGGGGCAGGGCAGCACCTTCTACATCAGCCTGCCGACGGAGTAG
- the hisI gene encoding phosphoribosyl-AMP cyclohydrolase, which produces MKIDYEKMGGLIPAVIQDHETGEVLMVAFLDEKALKLTLETGKTWFFSRSRNKYWMKGEQSGNTQEVKEVLTDCDADTVVIKVKQNGGAACHTGNRTCFYVKWEDGRWVEHSEPLFNPDEVYKK; this is translated from the coding sequence ATCAAGATCGATTACGAAAAAATGGGCGGGTTGATCCCTGCCGTTATTCAGGATCACGAGACCGGTGAAGTGCTGATGGTGGCCTTTCTGGATGAAAAGGCGCTGAAATTGACCCTGGAAACCGGAAAAACCTGGTTTTTCAGCCGCAGCCGCAACAAGTACTGGATGAAAGGCGAGCAGTCCGGCAATACTCAGGAGGTCAAAGAGGTGCTGACCGATTGCGATGCCGATACCGTCGTCATCAAGGTCAAGCAGAACGGCGGCGCAGCCTGTCATACAGGAAACCGCACCTGCTTCTATGTTAAATGGGAGGATGGTCGTTGGGTCGAGCATTCGGAACCCCTTTTCAATCCGGATGAGGTGTACAAAAAATGA
- the hisG gene encoding ATP phosphoribosyltransferase has product MNPLIKLGIPKGSLENATVELFEKAGWTIRLSSRNYFPSIDDEEIGCSLIRSQEMGKYVERGTIDVGIAGRDWVMENNSDVEVVSELVYSKVSRRPARWVLVVTQDSPVRRPEDLAGKTISTELVGFTQRFFAERNIPVTVEFSWGATEAKVVEGLCDAIVEVTETGSTIRANNLRIVETLMESTPVIIANRAAWADPAKRQKIEQLNTLLQAALAAEKMVGLKMNVPNEKLAAVIELLPSLNQPTVAHLYKSEWVSVETVLHEKEVRRIIPGLMTAGAQGIIEYPLTKII; this is encoded by the coding sequence ATGAACCCGCTGATCAAACTCGGGATTCCCAAGGGGAGCCTGGAAAACGCGACCGTGGAGCTGTTCGAGAAGGCCGGCTGGACCATCCGGCTTTCCTCCCGCAACTACTTTCCCTCCATTGACGACGAGGAGATCGGCTGCAGCCTGATCCGGAGCCAGGAGATGGGAAAATACGTCGAGCGAGGGACCATCGACGTCGGCATCGCCGGGCGGGACTGGGTGATGGAGAACAATTCCGACGTTGAAGTGGTGAGTGAACTGGTCTATTCCAAAGTGTCCCGGCGGCCGGCACGCTGGGTACTGGTGGTGACCCAGGATTCGCCTGTCCGGAGGCCGGAGGATCTGGCCGGCAAAACCATTTCCACCGAACTGGTCGGATTCACCCAACGTTTTTTTGCCGAGCGCAATATTCCCGTCACCGTCGAGTTTTCCTGGGGCGCTACGGAGGCCAAAGTCGTCGAGGGCCTATGTGACGCGATAGTGGAAGTGACCGAAACCGGCTCCACCATCCGCGCCAACAACCTGCGGATCGTCGAGACGCTGATGGAGTCGACCCCGGTGATCATCGCCAACCGCGCCGCCTGGGCAGACCCCGCCAAGCGGCAGAAGATCGAGCAGTTGAACACCCTGCTGCAGGCGGCTCTGGCGGCGGAAAAAATGGTCGGCTTGAAAATGAATGTGCCGAACGAAAAACTTGCGGCCGTCATCGAGTTGCTGCCCAGCCTCAACCAGCCCACGGTGGCCCATCTCTACAAATCGGAGTGGGTTTCCGTCGAGACGGTGCTCCATGAAAAAGAGGTGCGCCGCATCATCCCCGGATTGATGACTGCAGGGGCGCAGGGGATCATCGAATATCCCCTGACCAAAATCATCTGA
- the ndk gene encoding nucleoside-diphosphate kinase, translating into MERTFAVIKPDAFEAGKAGDILARIYREGFQVVGLKKLCLSRKQAAGFYHVHQDKPFFEDLVGFMSSGPCLVMVLEAPEAIRRWRDLMGATNPDDAAPATLRKEFGASIGRNAVHGSDAPETAAFEIGYFFAGLELI; encoded by the coding sequence ATGGAACGCACCTTTGCCGTCATCAAGCCCGACGCCTTCGAGGCCGGAAAGGCCGGGGACATCCTCGCCCGCATCTATCGGGAAGGTTTTCAGGTGGTCGGGCTGAAAAAACTGTGTCTCAGCCGGAAGCAGGCGGCCGGTTTCTACCATGTCCATCAGGACAAGCCTTTTTTCGAGGATCTGGTGGGTTTCATGAGCAGCGGCCCCTGCCTGGTCATGGTGCTCGAGGCGCCGGAGGCTATTCGCCGTTGGCGGGATCTTATGGGAGCGACCAACCCTGACGATGCCGCGCCTGCAACCCTGCGAAAGGAATTCGGCGCCTCCATCGGCCGCAATGCAGTGCACGGCTCCGATGCGCCGGAGACGGCGGCCTTTGAGATCGGGTATTTTTTCGCCGGACTGGAATTGATCTGA
- the rlmN gene encoding 23S rRNA (adenine(2503)-C(2))-methyltransferase RlmN — protein sequence MNNLKIGAGSPPVDIKNLTLEELTDFLSGLGKERFRAGQIMRWVYSRGVRSFAEMTDLAKGLRAELEEQAVISQLLPEAVEESRDGTRKYLFRLWDGETVEAVRIPMEGDRATLCISTQVGCAMGCSFCLTGTFGLVRNLTPAEIVNQVCAAMAEAPVNNVVLMGMGEPLHNLDNVVKALKILYMPEGFNFSPRKITLSTAGLVPEMLELGRRIRVNLAVSLNATTDEIRDRLMPINRRYPLKVLMSACRSFPLQPRQRITFEYILIRDVNDSDQDARRLVKLLHGIPAKVNIIPYNEHPGSDFRAPSEERLEAFQTHLLDRGVVAIRRASKGQDISAACGQLKGKLEGRQG from the coding sequence TTGAACAACCTGAAAATAGGTGCCGGGTCCCCCCCGGTCGATATAAAAAATCTGACCCTGGAGGAGCTGACGGACTTCCTCTCCGGCCTGGGCAAGGAGCGTTTTCGGGCCGGGCAGATCATGCGTTGGGTCTACAGCCGCGGGGTGCGGTCCTTCGCGGAGATGACCGATTTGGCCAAAGGTCTGAGGGCCGAGCTCGAGGAGCAGGCGGTCATTTCGCAGCTGCTCCCTGAGGCGGTGGAGGAAAGCCGGGATGGAACGCGCAAATACCTGTTTCGCCTTTGGGATGGGGAAACGGTCGAGGCTGTCAGGATCCCCATGGAAGGGGACAGGGCGACGCTTTGCATCTCCACCCAGGTCGGCTGCGCCATGGGCTGCTCGTTTTGCCTGACCGGGACGTTCGGTCTGGTTCGCAACCTGACTCCGGCCGAAATTGTCAATCAGGTCTGCGCCGCGATGGCCGAAGCGCCGGTCAATAATGTCGTGCTGATGGGCATGGGGGAGCCGCTGCACAACCTGGACAATGTGGTCAAGGCGCTGAAGATTCTGTACATGCCGGAAGGGTTCAATTTCAGCCCCCGTAAGATTACCCTCTCCACTGCCGGCCTGGTTCCGGAAATGCTTGAGCTCGGCCGGCGGATCCGCGTGAATCTCGCCGTTTCCCTCAATGCCACTACCGACGAGATCCGGGACCGGCTGATGCCGATCAACCGCCGCTATCCGCTGAAAGTGCTGATGTCCGCCTGCCGCTCCTTCCCCCTGCAGCCCCGTCAGCGGATCACTTTCGAGTACATCCTGATTCGGGATGTCAACGACAGCGACCAGGATGCCCGGCGGCTGGTCAAGCTGCTGCACGGGATCCCGGCCAAGGTCAATATCATCCCGTACAACGAGCATCCCGGCAGCGATTTCCGGGCCCCTTCCGAGGAGCGACTGGAGGCTTTTCAGACTCACCTGCTCGATCGAGGCGTGGTGGCCATCCGCCGGGCAAGCAAAGGACAGGATATCTCCGCCGCCTGCGGCCAGCTGAAGGGGAAATTGGAGGGCCGGCAGGGGTGA
- the mtnP gene encoding S-methyl-5'-thioadenosine phosphorylase, giving the protein MEQPAIGVIGGSGLYEIEELTDIREEKIETPFGMPSDVFVTGVLEGVKMVFLPRHGRGHRLLPSEVPYRANIYGMKMLGVERIISVSAVGSMREEIVPGHIVIPDQFFDRTQGRRASTFFGKGLVGHVQFADPVCSDLSEALLQAAVQEGAMVHRGGTYLCIEGPNFSTRAESNIYRQWGVDVIGMTNLPEARLAREAEICYATLALATDYDCWHQGHDDVSVEAVVAIIRQNVAMARNIIRAAAARAAADRVCCCGESLRHALMTDPALIPISTRKKLDLLVKKYL; this is encoded by the coding sequence ATGGAACAGCCCGCAATCGGCGTGATTGGCGGCAGCGGTCTTTATGAAATCGAGGAACTGACGGACATTCGGGAAGAAAAAATCGAGACCCCTTTCGGCATGCCCTCGGATGTCTTCGTCACCGGCGTTCTGGAAGGGGTGAAAATGGTTTTCCTGCCCCGCCATGGCCGGGGACACCGGCTGCTGCCCAGCGAAGTGCCCTACAGAGCCAATATCTACGGTATGAAGATGCTTGGGGTCGAGCGGATTATTTCGGTCTCTGCTGTAGGCAGCATGCGGGAGGAGATCGTTCCGGGACACATCGTGATCCCCGACCAGTTTTTTGATCGAACCCAGGGGCGGCGGGCCTCCACCTTTTTCGGTAAAGGGCTGGTCGGACACGTCCAGTTCGCCGATCCGGTCTGCAGCGACCTGTCCGAGGCGCTGCTGCAGGCGGCTGTGCAGGAAGGCGCCATGGTTCACCGGGGTGGAACCTACCTCTGTATCGAGGGACCGAACTTTTCCACCCGCGCGGAATCCAATATCTATCGTCAGTGGGGCGTGGATGTCATCGGGATGACCAACCTTCCCGAAGCCCGGCTGGCGAGAGAGGCCGAAATCTGCTACGCTACCCTGGCCTTGGCCACCGATTACGACTGCTGGCATCAGGGCCACGATGATGTGTCTGTGGAGGCCGTGGTGGCGATCATCCGTCAGAATGTAGCCATGGCCCGCAACATCATCCGGGCGGCCGCGGCGCGGGCGGCGGCCGATCGGGTCTGCTGCTGCGGGGAGTCCCTGCGTCATGCACTCATGACGGACCCTGCCCTGATCCCCATCTCCACTCGCAAAAAACTTGATCTGCTGGTGAAAAAATATCTTTAA
- a CDS encoding tetratricopeptide repeat protein gives MHRKLFPVILVVICSLLTACAPVEKKKPGPDVHYILGVSYLREGNSTKALQEFQKALEKEPRNPDVHVGLGKTYHLKGAFDEAEKHYRQALQLRPDDSLTDNNLGALYLDMKKFDEAIHYFSKAANNLTFTHAEVAFAGLGYAHYLKGEYLEAISAYEKALAQNGNYAQAHLRLGEVYYKLDRTNRAIGEYRQALKIDGNFVPAHFQIGLAYMKLGEREKAEQSFQNVLRLAPGSELAEQSESYLEVLK, from the coding sequence ATGCACCGAAAGCTTTTTCCCGTTATACTTGTGGTCATCTGTTCTCTGCTGACGGCCTGCGCCCCTGTGGAGAAGAAAAAACCCGGTCCTGACGTCCATTACATTCTCGGCGTCTCCTATCTGAGGGAAGGGAACTCAACCAAGGCATTGCAGGAGTTTCAGAAGGCTCTCGAGAAGGAACCCCGCAACCCCGACGTTCATGTCGGGCTTGGCAAAACCTATCATCTCAAGGGGGCTTTCGACGAGGCCGAGAAGCATTACCGCCAGGCCCTGCAGCTGCGTCCGGACGACTCCCTAACCGATAACAACCTCGGGGCGCTCTATCTGGATATGAAGAAGTTCGATGAGGCGATCCACTATTTCAGCAAGGCGGCCAACAACCTGACTTTCACTCATGCCGAGGTTGCCTTCGCCGGCCTGGGATACGCCCACTACCTGAAAGGCGAGTATCTGGAGGCGATCTCCGCCTACGAGAAGGCTTTGGCTCAGAACGGCAACTACGCCCAGGCTCATCTGCGCCTGGGGGAGGTCTACTATAAGCTTGACAGAACCAACCGGGCCATTGGCGAGTATCGCCAGGCTTTGAAGATCGACGGAAATTTCGTGCCTGCCCATTTCCAGATCGGCCTGGCCTACATGAAACTTGGCGAACGGGAAAAGGCAGAGCAGTCCTTTCAGAACGTTCTGCGACTGGCTCCCGGCTCCGAACTTGCCGAGCAGTCGGAAAGCTATCTGGAGGTTCTTAAGTGA
- a CDS encoding helix-turn-helix domain-containing protein, which translates to MNKADGVPSSAVEDREPFGSFLRERREARGLSLDDAVVQTRIRRSFLGALEEDLFDQIPGETYVYGFLRTYAVFLGFDPDAVVKAYNQRFHGRPPTSAPARPEKGGKEGLQRWWIWGTMLVALGLIVAVVFVMCSRKDAAPPSADAVKPAVTEPEKLGEEPVFTEGVAVKDGSGNHGPPEIDPVPELSGPEPLVENPRPGEPVTAPVLYVPSGGALLQAEGRDTGWLDIAVDERAVQRYRIEPRVVLKWQIGQSFLLETERPGLLTLWFDGREVELGESTSLLVGPGSDPGHP; encoded by the coding sequence GTGAACAAGGCAGACGGGGTTCCTTCATCTGCAGTTGAAGACAGGGAACCTTTCGGCAGTTTTCTAAGGGAGCGCCGGGAAGCGCGTGGGTTGTCGCTGGATGACGCGGTGGTCCAGACCCGGATACGGAGAAGCTTTCTCGGGGCTCTCGAGGAGGACCTTTTCGACCAGATACCCGGCGAAACCTACGTTTACGGATTTCTGCGGACCTATGCCGTCTTTCTTGGTTTCGACCCCGACGCCGTTGTTAAGGCTTACAACCAGAGGTTTCACGGCCGGCCACCGACATCGGCGCCGGCCAGACCCGAGAAGGGCGGGAAGGAGGGTTTGCAGCGCTGGTGGATCTGGGGGACGATGCTGGTCGCGCTGGGGCTGATCGTGGCCGTGGTGTTCGTGATGTGTTCCCGCAAGGATGCTGCACCCCCCTCTGCTGACGCCGTCAAGCCCGCTGTTACCGAGCCGGAAAAGTTGGGCGAGGAACCTGTTTTCACCGAAGGGGTGGCAGTGAAAGATGGTTCCGGGAATCATGGGCCGCCGGAAATTGATCCGGTTCCTGAGCTGAGCGGCCCGGAGCCTTTGGTGGAAAACCCAAGGCCGGGCGAGCCGGTGACCGCACCGGTGCTGTACGTTCCTTCCGGCGGCGCCCTGCTCCAGGCGGAAGGCCGGGATACGGGATGGCTGGATATCGCCGTCGATGAGCGGGCTGTGCAGCGCTATCGGATCGAACCGAGGGTGGTACTGAAATGGCAGATCGGGCAGAGCTTCCTTCTGGAGACGGAACGCCCGGGCCTGTTGACCCTCTGGTTTGATGGCAGAGAGGTGGAGCTTGGCGAGAGCACCTCACTGCTCGTTGGACCGGGGTCCGATCCCGGACATCCGTGA
- a CDS encoding purine-nucleoside phosphorylase, translating into MDEGLRESCRVIAGQCGEDPFDLAVVLGSGLGKAIQGIEDPVVVPYTELDCLPRQLVAGHAGQLVTGHLHGRRLLCFLGRFHCYQGCSARQASIQIRLAHALGCPRVLLTNAAGGIDPGLAPGDFLFVTDHINLLGDNPLRGETVDPFIDLTGLYPQHYFERLKIYATERGIGLRQGVLAAVAGPSYETPAEVRALALLGAAAVSMSTIPEAIMAGYLGIEPVALSFIANRAAGLGGRKLTHQDVLQAGEKGARDLALLFEEMVRLWL; encoded by the coding sequence ATGGATGAGGGACTGCGGGAATCGTGCCGGGTGATTGCCGGGCAATGCGGCGAAGACCCCTTCGATCTGGCGGTGGTGTTGGGATCGGGATTGGGCAAGGCCATCCAGGGGATCGAGGATCCGGTCGTCGTTCCCTATACAGAGCTGGACTGCCTGCCCCGGCAACTTGTGGCCGGACATGCCGGGCAACTGGTGACCGGCCATCTTCATGGCCGCCGCCTGCTCTGCTTTCTGGGACGTTTTCACTGCTATCAGGGCTGCAGCGCCCGCCAAGCTTCCATTCAGATACGGCTGGCCCACGCTCTCGGTTGCCCCCGTGTTCTGTTGACCAATGCAGCGGGGGGCATCGATCCAGGTCTTGCTCCCGGCGACTTTCTCTTCGTGACCGATCATATCAATCTTCTCGGCGACAATCCTCTCAGGGGTGAGACTGTCGATCCCTTTATCGATCTGACCGGCCTTTATCCCCAACATTATTTCGAACGTCTGAAAATCTATGCCACAGAACGAGGCATTGGACTGCGCCAGGGAGTTCTTGCCGCCGTTGCCGGTCCTTCCTATGAAACCCCGGCCGAGGTCCGGGCTTTGGCTCTGCTGGGAGCGGCCGCCGTTTCCATGTCCACGATTCCCGAAGCGATCATGGCCGGGTATCTGGGAATAGAGCCGGTTGCCCTGTCTTTTATCGCCAATCGCGCTGCCGGACTCGGGGGCCGGAAACTGACTCACCAGGACGTGCTGCAGGCCGGGGAAAAGGGGGCCAGGGATCTCGCCCTGCTGTTTGAGGAAATGGTTCGTCTCTGGCTTTGA
- a CDS encoding response regulator, whose product MQKVGRVLVVDDEENTRIGLSKILEQDGYEVDSVANGLEALEFLQHEKVQVIISDLRMPEMGGLTFLRELNRHYPTTQVIMITAHGGVESYLEAIHLGAYEYIHKPVKLEELRMVMKKMLTGIDPVRAN is encoded by the coding sequence ATGCAAAAAGTGGGCAGAGTTCTGGTGGTCGACGATGAGGAGAATACCCGCATCGGACTGAGCAAGATTCTGGAGCAGGACGGGTATGAAGTCGACAGCGTCGCCAATGGACTCGAAGCCCTGGAATTTCTTCAGCATGAGAAGGTCCAGGTCATAATCAGTGATTTAAGGATGCCGGAAATGGGCGGCTTGACTTTTCTGCGGGAACTCAATCGCCACTACCCAACCACGCAGGTTATCATGATTACCGCCCACGGCGGGGTCGAATCCTATCTTGAAGCCATTCATCTCGGGGCCTATGAATATATCCATAAACCGGTCAAGCTCGAAGAACTACGGATGGTCATGAAGAAGATGCTGACGGGGATTGATCCGGTGCGGGCCAATTAG